In the Topomyia yanbarensis strain Yona2022 chromosome 3, ASM3024719v1, whole genome shotgun sequence genome, one interval contains:
- the LOC131693782 gene encoding toll-like receptor Tollo: MDFAKSLFFLILVVTVTARSTIMSRMDIAPKGCKWQRVLDENAEDENTVTTILSCKLKTIGGTDTLMKNLSSYQIERINSLKLECSDILFFESSLEANQHSGAFLGSLKRLRDLKIEYCKIKYVPSMVLSTLRDLRSLSLRTHNTDWSAMNLEFHPESFRGLTELKRLDLADNNIWSLPTDVFCPLFSLRQLNLTKNRLTDISQLGFSDWGNGPTAPGKACNTGLEVLDLSHNDILSLPDNGLSSLRSLNVLLFQDNLLTSLADRSFVGLGSLKVVNMSSNKLVALPPELFQSPRELRQIYLQNNSLSVLAPGLLEGLDRLEILDLSHNELTSEWINRDTFAGLKRLVVLDISYNSLTKIDRHVFRELYSLQVLNLESNLIETIADNAFSDLKNLVALTLSHNKLKRIDQHHFSELYVLNQLYIESNVIESMHTRALENLTNLNDLNLNDNRLTEIPEGLGKLRFLKSLDLGKNRIVTVNNASFEGLEQLLGLRLVENRITNVSRDAFVTLSSLHVLNLASNQIRHIDQSAFSSNPTIRAIRLDNNELEDISGVFTSLPALVFLNVSDNQIRNFDYSHLPTSLEWLDMHQNNITELGNYYDLNNLQIKMLDVSFNRLTTVDNKNIPDSIETLFLNNNVLEEVTAGTFLNKKNLEKVVLYGNYIKKLEIGALALTRMSDDRDMPQFYIGDNPIHCDCTMEWLQGINKLSHLRQHPRVMDLDTVMCTMEHERGASIRPLMDLNSHDFLCQYETHCFATCHCCDFDACDCKMTCPDRCSCYHDHTWKTNIVDCGNADYTEVPEHIPMDATTIYLDGNELKQLGSHQFIGKKKLEVLYLNNSNIANVHNRTFNGIPSLKVLHLENNYIEELRGFEFDQLTNLNELYLDHNTIGYVGEKTFESLKFLEVINLSDNKISEFSPWQALAAASESGSLNKVSLEGNRWRCDCESLHKLQRWIRDVSGDFDINRMICADNRVVGDVISSCESQLEFANEVAPPAVHRTVLMGHGLIGGGYVPLLAAIVVAIIGTALVVALACVFRQDVRLWAHAKYGVRLVKDPIIVAGKQQDCDKLYDSYVVYSIHDNEFVGRLLGAELQHYGYSVCLHHRDIHSNTFLSDSLQSAADASKKIILVVSMNFLQNEWSQPQFRVALQSVIENIRPAYRRHKIVIVLTAPVELVTMDPIMNLLIRTCTVACWGERKFWDKLRYALPDVNKDKSLKKLGDITRSPNLRYTPAPTALDQWCKINHPGMAVPVAVPQSTPSQSTCNTEDESSSASSQHYEAPMSQHYNMSRSSASLGHVYSTIPETPQMGRNGRAYFV; the protein is encoded by the coding sequence ATGGATTTCGCAAAAAGTTTGTTCTTTCTCATCCTGGTGGTGACTGTCACCGCGCGATCTACCATCATGAGCCGAATGGACATCGCTCCAAAAGGATGCAAATGGCAACGAGTTCTGGATGAGAACGCCGAGGATGAAAACACCGTGACGACGATTCTGTCATGCAAACTGAAAACAATTGGCGGCACGGATACGCTGATGAAAAATTTGAGCTCCTACCAGATCGAGCGAATCAATTCGCTGAAACTCGAATGTAGCGATATTCTGTTTTTTGAAAGTTCACTCGAGGCTAATCAGCATTCTGGAGCCTTTCTGGGATCGCTTAAACGACTACGTGATCTTAAGATCGAGTATTGTAAAATTAAGTACGTGCCTTCGATGGTCCTGTCAACGCTGAGGGACCTACGCTCGCTTTCATTGCGAACTCATAACACCGACTGGTCCGCAATGAACCTGGAGTTTCATCCGGAAAGTTTCCGGGGTTTGACGGAACTCAAACGGCTAGATCTGGCTGATAATAACATTTGGAGTTTGCCGACCGATGTATTCTGTCCGCTGTTTTCGTTGAGACAACTGAATCTGACCAAGAATCGACTAACTGATATTTCTCAACTTGGTTTTTCTGACTGGGGAAATGGTCCTACTGCTCCGGGAAAAGCATGCAACACTGGATTGGAGGTTCTTGATCTTTCCCACAACGATATTCTATCGCTGCCAGACAACGGTCTATCATCGCTGCGATCGTTGAATGTTTTGCTGTTCCAGGATAACCTGCTTACCTCGCTTGCTGATCGATCCTTTGTCGGTCTCGGATCGCTGAAGGTCGTCAACATGTCCAGCAACAAATTGGTAGCTTTACCCCCAGAGCTCTTCCAGTCTCCACGTGAACTGCGTCAGATTTATCTGCAGAACAACTCGCTATCGGTGTTGGCGCCGGGATTGCTAGAAGGACTCGACCGTCTTGAAATACTCGATTTATCTCACAACGAATTAACATCCGAGTGGATCAACCGAGACACTTTCGCCGGTTTGAAACGTTTGGTCGTTCTGGACATCAGCTACAACAGCCTGACGAAAATCGATCGGCACGTATTCCGCGAATTATACAGCCTCCAAGTGCTGAATCTGGAATCGAACCTAATCGAAACAATCGCCGACAACGCATTTAGCGATCTGAAAAACCTAGTCGCTCTAACCCTGTCACACAACAAACTGAAACGAATCGACCAACACCACTTCAGCGAGCTGTATGTCCTTAACCAGCTGTACATCGAATCGAACGTTATCGAATCGATGCACACGCGGGCCCTTGAAAATCTCACCAATCTAAATGACCTCAATCTGAATGACAACCGATTGACAGAAATTCCGGAAGGTCTGGGGAAGCTGCGCTTCCTGAAATCCCTAGATCTGGGCAAAAATCGAATCGTCACGGTGAACAATGCCTCGTTCGAGGGACTGGAACAACTGCTCGGTCTGCGTCTGGTGGAAAACCGGATTACCAATGTGTCGCGGGATGCATTCGTGACCCTTTCCTCGTTGCACGTGCTGAACCTAGCGTCGAATCAGATTCGTCACATCGATCAATCGGCGTTCAGCTCGAATCCCACCATCCGGGCGATTCGGCTGGACAACAACGAGCTGGAGGATATCAGCGGAGTGTTCACATCGCTACCGGCACTGGTGTTCCTGAACGTGTCGGATAATCAAATTAGGAACTTTGACTACAGCCATTTGCCTACCTCGCTGGAGTGGTTGGATATGCACCAGAACAACATAACGGAGCTGGGAAATTACTACGATTTGAATAATTTGCAGATTAAGATGCTGGACGTGTCGTTTAATCGATTGACCACGGTGGATAACAAGAACATTCCGGACAGTATTGAGACGCTGTTTTTGAATAATAACGTACTGGAGGAGGTGACGGCTGGAACGTTCCTGAACAAGAAGAATCTGGAGAAGGTAGTGCTCTATGGAAACTACATCAAGAAACTTGAGATTGGGGCACTGGCTCTGACTCGGATGAGCGACGACAGAGATATGCCTCAGTTCTACATTGGGGACAACCCGATTCATTGCGATTGTACGATGGAGTGGCTGCAGGGAATCAACAAACTTTCCCACCTACGGCAACATCCGAGGGTGATGGACTTGGACACGGTTATGTGTACCATGGAGCACGAGCGGGGAGCTTCGATTCGTCCGTTGATGGATCTGAACTCGCATGATTTCCTGTGTCAGTATGAGACGCACTGCTTCGCGACGTGCCACTGCTGTGACTTTGATGCGTGTGACTGCAAGATGACTTGTCCGGATCGGTGCAGCTGCTACCATGATCACACCTGGAAGACCAACATCGTGGATTGTGGTAACGCAGATTACACCGAAGTGCCGGAACATATTCCAATGGATGCGACGACAATTTACCTGGATGGAAACGAGCTGAAACAGCTCGGCAGCCATCAGTTCATCGGGAAGAAGAAGTTGGAAGTGCTTTATTTGAACAATAGTAACATTGCGAATGTGCACAACAGAACATTCAACGGGATTCCTAGCTTGAAAGTGTTGCACTTGGAGAACAATTACATTGAAGAACTGCGCGGTTTTGAGTTTGATCAGTTGACTAATTTGAATGAACTGTATTTGGATCACAACACGATCGGTTACGTGGGTGAAAAGACCTTTGAGAGCCTCAAgtttttggaagtgattaaTCTGAGTGACAATAAGATCAGTGAGTTTTCGCCGTGGCAAGCTTTGGCCGCAGCTTCGGAATCTGGATCGTTGAACAAGGTTTCACTGGAAGGAAACCGATGGCGGTGTGACTGTGAATCATTGCATAAACTACAGCGGTGGATAAGAGACGTTAGCGGTGACTTTGAcattaacagaatgatttgtgCGGACAACCGTGTGGTTGGTGATGTGATAAGTTCCTGTGAGAGTCAGCTGGAGTTTGCTAATGAAGTGGCTCCTCCGGCCGTGCATCGGACGGTACTGATGGGTCACGGTCTGATTGGTGGTGGCTATGTGCCACTTTTGGCGGCAATTGTAGTGGCCATTATTGGAACGGCGCTTGTGGTGGCGCTGGCATGTGTCTTCCGGCAGGACGTACGACTGTGGGCTCACGCTAAATACGGCGTGAGATTGGTAAAGGATCCAATTATTGTGGCCGGCAAGCAGCAGGACTGCGATAAACTGTACGATAGCTACGTTGTGTACAGCATTCATGACAACGAGTTCGTGGGGCGGCTCTTGGGAGCCGAACTTCAGCACTATGGCTATTCAGTTTGTCTGCATCATCGCGATATTCATTCGAATACGTTCCTCTCGGATTCGCTGCAGAGTGCAGCGGATGCTTCGAAGAAGATCATTCTGGTTGTATCGATGAACTTTCTGCAGAATGAGTGGTCTCAACCGCAATTCCGTGTAGCTCTCCAGTCGGTCATCGAGAACATCCGGCCGGCTTACAGGAGGCATAAGATCGTTATCGTTCTGACTGCCCCAGTGGAGCTGGTAACCATGGACCCGATCATGAACCTCCTGATACGAACCTGTACCGTCGCATGTTGGGGTGAGCGTAAGTTCTGGGATAAACTCCGGTATGCTCTGCCCGATGTGAACAAAGACAAATCACTGAAAAAACTTGGTGATATAACGCGGAGTCCTAACCTCCGCTATACACCAGCCCCGACCGCCCTGGACCAGTGGTGTAAGATAAACCACCCGGGGATGGCCGTTCCAGTAGCTGTACCACAGAGTACACCATCGCAGAGTACCTGCAACACTGAGGATGAATCATCATCGGCTTCGTCGCAGCACTACGAGGCTCCCATGAGCCAGCACTACAACATGAGCCGGTCCAGTGCCTCGCTTGGTCACGTGTACTCCACGATACCGGAAACGCCCCAGATGGGACGCAACGGAAGAGCTTATTTCGTGTAA